One Pseudodesulfovibrio sp. S3 DNA window includes the following coding sequences:
- a CDS encoding DMT family transporter — protein sequence MSTEASRVLPVQGRGLLAPFCLAGAVFLWGTSFMATKAALAGFAPMGVIWLRMTLASFTVLLVRRRIPAPKYMAGDWKVLAFLCLMQPCLYFLLEGYAISLTTSSQAGMISSLVPLLVAAGAWIVLREPMSGRGLFGLLVSIGGVICLSLGGSADAAAPNPVLGNLLEVGAMICVAMYMVVMKRLSARYPTWWLTGMQCVAGAVFFLPGVCIGNPMPLADVPLTAWLAVAYLGLFVTLGAFGLYNMAMTSMPVGRAAMAINLVSPVALVAGWLMLGETLSALQLGACGVVGVGVWLGRKG from the coding sequence ATGAGTACGGAAGCCTCTCGCGTTCTGCCTGTCCAAGGAAGAGGGCTGCTGGCCCCGTTCTGCCTTGCTGGGGCTGTTTTCCTGTGGGGAACCTCCTTCATGGCAACCAAGGCTGCCCTGGCAGGATTTGCGCCCATGGGCGTAATTTGGTTGCGTATGACTTTGGCCTCGTTCACCGTACTGCTCGTTCGGAGGCGTATTCCCGCGCCGAAATACATGGCGGGAGACTGGAAGGTTCTGGCCTTTCTCTGCCTGATGCAGCCGTGTCTCTATTTCTTGCTGGAAGGCTATGCCATCAGCCTGACCACCTCGTCGCAGGCCGGTATGATTTCATCCCTGGTGCCGCTTCTGGTGGCGGCCGGGGCGTGGATTGTCCTCAGGGAACCCATGTCCGGCAGGGGACTTTTCGGTCTTCTTGTCTCCATCGGCGGCGTGATCTGCCTGTCGCTGGGCGGTTCGGCCGATGCTGCGGCTCCAAATCCTGTGCTCGGCAACCTGTTGGAAGTGGGGGCCATGATCTGCGTGGCCATGTACATGGTGGTCATGAAGCGGTTGAGCGCCCGATACCCCACATGGTGGCTCACCGGGATGCAATGTGTGGCCGGGGCTGTGTTTTTTCTGCCCGGGGTCTGTATCGGCAACCCCATGCCCCTCGCCGACGTTCCGCTGACCGCCTGGCTGGCTGTGGCCTACCTCGGCCTTTTCGTCACCCTGGGGGCCTTTGGTCTGTATAACATGGCCATGACCTCCATGCCTGTCGGCCGAGCTGCCATGGCCATCAATCTGGTTTCGCCGGTTGCCCTGGTCGCGGGCTGGCTCATGTTGGGGGAAACCCTCTCCGCCT